GCGGCGGCGACCTGGCCGGCGGCATCATCCAGGGCCTCGACCAGCTCGCCAGCCACGCCGGCAAGGGCTGATCCTCGCTACGCGAAAAGCCCGGCCCGCGAACGCGGGCCGGGCTTTTGCTGTCACCGCGTCGCCGATCTGACGGTGTCAGGGTGGCGATGATGCCGCCACATCGCCGATCTGGAGTCGATCGTGCGGCGGGGCGGCCCGAGCGACAGCCGGGACCGCCCCGTCGAGCGTCAGGCGCTCCGGGCGTCCTTGGCGCGGGCCTGCAGGGCGCGCACCACGCCGTCGCGGCCCTCGGCGACCAGCCGGCGCAGCGGCGCCGGGTGGCCCTCGCCGGCCAGCCACGCGTCGGTCGCCGCCACCGTCTCCTCCTCGACCAGGTACGCCGGGTAGGCGAGCTGGGTGAACTCCTGCGCCGGCTCGCTGTCCCGGCTGGCCCAGACCTGGGCCACCACCTGGAAGTACTTCTCCCGGTACGGCGCGACCAGGTCGACCTGCGCCGGGTGCGCGAAGCCCTGCAGCAGCGCCCGGTGCCGCCAGTTCGGCAGCGCCTCCGGGCCGGTGAGCTGCGCCCACACCGCCGCCTTGTTCTCCGCCGTCGGCACCAGCGCGTGCGCGTACGCGGCCTCCCGCTCGCCGCTGGCCGTGCGGTCGGTCGCCAGCTCGGCCTCGACCTCGGCGGCACCCGCCGCGCCGTTGGCCACGAGGGCCTGGAGCACCGTCCAGCGCAGCTCGGTGTCCACGGTCAGCCCGGTCGGCACCTCGGCGCCGTCCAGCCAACCGCGCAGCGTCGCCAGGTCCTCGTCGGAGCGGGCCGCCGAGGTGTACGCCCGGGCCCAGGCGAGCTGGAAGCCGCTGCCCGGCTCCGCCGCGGCCAGGGCGTCCTTCGCGGTCCGGGCCAGCTCGGCCCAGCCGGTCGGCGCCCACGCCGGGTCGGCGTAGAAGGTGAGCGTGGTGGTCGCCTGCCGCAGGGTGGCGGTGACCAGGTTGATGTCGGTCTCGGCGGGCAGGCCGGCCAGCACCAGCGCGACGTAGTCGCGGGCGGCGAGCTCGGCGTCGCGGGTCATGTCCCAGGCGGCGGTCCAGCAGAGCGCCCGGGCCAGCGACGACTCGAAGCCGGCGATGTGCTGCACCACGTTCGCCATCGACCGCTCGTCCAGCCGCAGCTTGGTGTACGTCAGGTCGTCGTCGTTGAGCAGCAGCACGTCGGCGGCGGGCTTGCCGTGCAGCGCGGAGAGCTCGGTCTGCTCCCCGGTCACGTCGACCTCGATCCGCTCGCGGCGGATCAGCCGGCCGTCGGTCAGGTCGTAGAGGCCAACCCCGATCCGGTGGGTACGCAGCGTCGGGTGCCCGGCCGGCGCCTCCTGGCGGACCAGCACCCGCTGGTACGCCCCGTCGGCCCCGGTGGTCACCTCGGGGCGCAGCGTGTTGACCTGCGCCGTCTCCAGCCACTGCGCGGCGAACTTGCGCAGCTCCCGGCCGGAGGCGGTCTCCAGCTCCGACAGCAGGTCGTCGAAGGTGGCGTTGCCCCAGGCGTGCTTGCCGAAGTACGCCCGCAGGCCGGCCAGGAACGGCTCCTCGCCGACGTACGCGACGAGCTGCTTGAGCACGCTGGCGCCCTTGGCGTACGTGATGCCGTCGAAGTTGACCTCGACCGCCTCCAGGTCCGGCATCTCACAGTAGACCGGGTGGGTGGAGGAGAGCTGGTCCTGCCGGTAGCCCCAGTTCTTCCGGATGGACAGGAAGGTCGTCCACGCGTCGCGGAACCGGGTGGCGTGGGTGTTGCACCAGTGGCTGGCCCACTCGGCGAACGACTCGTTCAGCCACAGGTCGTTCCACCAGCGCATGGTGACCAGGTCACCGAACCACATGTGCGCCAGCTCGTGCAGGATCGTGTTCGCCCGCTGCTCGTACTCGAAGTCGGTGACCTGCGAGCGGAAGATGTAGTGCGACTCGGCGTGGGTGACGCAGCCGAAGTTCTCCATCGCGCCGGCGTTGAAGTCCGGCACCCAGAGCTGGTCGTACTTGGGCAGCGGGTAGCGCACCCCGAACTTCTCGTGGAAGAAGTCGAAGCCCTGCTTGGTGATCAGGAACAGGTCGTCCGAGTCCAGGTACTGCGCCATGGAGGCCCGGCAGAAGACGCCCAGGTCGATCCCGTCGTGGCTGTCCCGCACCTCGTGGTACGGCCCGGCGCAGAGCGCGGTGATGTAGGTGCTCATCCGCGCCGACTCGGCGAAGTGGACGGTCTTGAGCGCCTCGCCGGCCGGTTCCTCCCGCTCCACCGGCATGTTGGACACCACCCGCCAGTGGTCCGGGACGGTGGCGTGCCAGGTGTAGACGCTCTTCAGGTCGGGCTGGTCGAAGCAGGCGAAGACCTTCTGCGCGTCCGCCGTCTCGAACTGGCTGTACAGGTAGGTCTCCCCGTCGACCGGGTCCACCGTGCGGTGCAGGCCCTGCCCGCTGTTCGAGTACCCGAAGTCCGCGTCCACCACCAGGGTGTTCTCCGCGTCCAGACCGGACAGCGTGAGGCCCTTCTCGGCCGACCAGCCGGAGATGTCGACGGGTGCGCCGTTGAGCGTCGCGGACCGGACCGAGTCGGCGGCCACCTCGATGAACGTGCTCGCCCCCGGCTCGGCGCAGCGGAACCGGACCTCCGTCACCGAGCGGAACGTGCGGCCGGTGGCCTGCACGGCGGTCGACAGGTCAAGGCTGATGTCGTACCCGGTCACGTCGAGCAGGCGGGCCCGCTCGGTGGCCTCGACCTGGGTCAGATTGCGCACTCCCGGCACTGTTCGTCTCCATCCCACTCGCGCCGCGTCCCGGCGGCCCCGCTTCGCCGGCCCGTTCGTGGCGGCCGGTCCGGTCCGAGTCTTCCATGTACCGACACCTTCGGTGGTCGAGGTCACGCTCTCATTCCGGTACCGGTCGATGCCGTCGGGGGTGAGGATCGGGGGAGGCGCCGGGCTCACCGGCGCACCCGTCGTGAAGGGATCTCACCGTGACCGAACGTGTCGCCGTGGACATGTGGTTCGACCCGCTGTGCCCGTGGGCGTGGATCACGTCCCGCTGGCTGCTGGAGGTCGAGAAGGTCCGGCCCGTGGACATCGACTTCCACGTGATGAGCCTGTCCGTGCTCAACGAGGGCCGGGACCTGCCCGAGCAGTACCAGGAACTGATGAAGAGCGGCTGGGGCCCGGTGCGGGTCTGCATCGCCGTCGAGCAGGCGCACGGCCAGGAGGCGGTGGCGAAGCTCTACACCGCGATGGGCAACCGGATCCACCTCGGCAAGGAGCCGCTCGGCCGGGAGATGCTGGTCGGCGCGCTCACCGAGGTCGGGCTGGACCCGGCGCTCGCCGACGCCGCCGAGACCACCGCGTACGACGAGGCGCTGCGGGCCAGCCACGAGGCGGGCATGCGGCCGGTCGGCACCGACGTCGGCACCCCGGTGATCCACGCCCCCGGCCCGGACGGCGACAAGGTCGCCTTCTTCGGCCCGGTGATCACCCCGGCGCCGAAGGGCGAGGCGGCCGGCCGGCTCTGGGACGGCGTGCTGCTGGTCGCCGGAACCCCGGGCTTCTACGAGCTGAAGCGTTCCCGCGAGCTGGGCCCCATCTTCGACTGAGGGCGGAGCCTCCGGCGACGATCCGGAGCCCCGTACCGGCCCCGGCGTCACCGGGCCGGTGCGGGGCTCGTTTCACCGGGTGTCCCCGCCGGCGGCCCGTGGGGCCGCAGCCCGGCAGCTCGGAGGAGGCATTCCGATGGGTAAGCACCGCCGTACGTCCGACGACGCGCCGCAGGAGACGGCGACCGAGGACTCCGGTGCGACGTACTGGTCCGTGGACGAGGCCGACTGGCCGGCCGTCCGGCCGACCCTGCCGGCCGAGATGGTCGACCTGCTGGCCCCGCCGATCGTGGTCGGCGTCGCCCGGGTGGTCGCCACCTCCCGGATGACCCCGCCCGCCGAGGCGGACCTGCCCACCCGCACGCCCGGCCCGATCCGGACCGGCGTCCTGGTCGGCGGTCCGGTGCCGGCGGGCGCGACCACCGTCCGGCTCGCCGGGCCGGCGGGGCCCGGCCGGCACCGCAACGCCCCGGCCCCGCTCGGCCGCAACGGCTGAGCGCGGCCCTTTCATCTGGTGGACGCGGTACGGGTCCGGGTCCGGCGGGCCGGGGGCCTTGGGTAGCGTCGGTGGGCATGACGGTCGTGCATCCGATCAACCGGGCCTGGATCACCACTGGCGGCACCGGCGCGCAGAACTACGACGAGTTCGCCGACGACGCGGAGATCACCGCGATCATCGAGGCGAACCCGCACAGTGCCCTCGGCGTCGAGATGCCCCACCGGGCGCCGGAGAGCCTCGGCAAGACCTTCCTCGACGCCCTCCCCGACGCGGTCGCCCGCCTGACCGAGGCCAAGGCGGACGGCAGCTACACCCCGGCGGAGCAGGTCGTGGTGCTCTACCGGATCAGCGCGCCGGGCGAGGAACCCGCGTACGGGCTGTTCGCCATGGTCGACACCGACCAGATCTCCACCCGGGCCGACGAGCCGGGCCTGGTGATCCGCAACGAGGACGTCTTCATCGCCAAGGTGCGGGAGCGGGTTGCCCTGGCCGAGGCGCTCGGGCACCTGCTCTCGCCCGTACTGCTGCTCCAGACCGGGCGCGGCGACGAGCTGCACGCCGCGCTCGCGGCGGCGACCGAGTCGGCCGGCGCGCCCGCCGCGACCGACGTCGACCAGTCCGGGCGGACGCACGCCATCTGGCTGCTGGGACCCGGCCCCGAGCAGGACGAGCTGACCGCCCTCGCCGGTGGCGGCGAGCTGGTGGTCGCCGACGGCAACCACCGCAGCCTGG
The window above is part of the Micromonospora inositola genome. Proteins encoded here:
- the pepN gene encoding aminopeptidase N — protein: MRNLTQVEATERARLLDVTGYDISLDLSTAVQATGRTFRSVTEVRFRCAEPGASTFIEVAADSVRSATLNGAPVDISGWSAEKGLTLSGLDAENTLVVDADFGYSNSGQGLHRTVDPVDGETYLYSQFETADAQKVFACFDQPDLKSVYTWHATVPDHWRVVSNMPVEREEPAGEALKTVHFAESARMSTYITALCAGPYHEVRDSHDGIDLGVFCRASMAQYLDSDDLFLITKQGFDFFHEKFGVRYPLPKYDQLWVPDFNAGAMENFGCVTHAESHYIFRSQVTDFEYEQRANTILHELAHMWFGDLVTMRWWNDLWLNESFAEWASHWCNTHATRFRDAWTTFLSIRKNWGYRQDQLSSTHPVYCEMPDLEAVEVNFDGITYAKGASVLKQLVAYVGEEPFLAGLRAYFGKHAWGNATFDDLLSELETASGRELRKFAAQWLETAQVNTLRPEVTTGADGAYQRVLVRQEAPAGHPTLRTHRIGVGLYDLTDGRLIRRERIEVDVTGEQTELSALHGKPAADVLLLNDDDLTYTKLRLDERSMANVVQHIAGFESSLARALCWTAAWDMTRDAELAARDYVALVLAGLPAETDINLVTATLRQATTTLTFYADPAWAPTGWAELARTAKDALAAAEPGSGFQLAWARAYTSAARSDEDLATLRGWLDGAEVPTGLTVDTELRWTVLQALVANGAAGAAEVEAELATDRTASGEREAAYAHALVPTAENKAAVWAQLTGPEALPNWRHRALLQGFAHPAQVDLVAPYREKYFQVVAQVWASRDSEPAQEFTQLAYPAYLVEEETVAATDAWLAGEGHPAPLRRLVAEGRDGVVRALQARAKDARSA
- a CDS encoding mycothiol-dependent nitroreductase Rv2466c family protein — its product is MTERVAVDMWFDPLCPWAWITSRWLLEVEKVRPVDIDFHVMSLSVLNEGRDLPEQYQELMKSGWGPVRVCIAVEQAHGQEAVAKLYTAMGNRIHLGKEPLGREMLVGALTEVGLDPALADAAETTAYDEALRASHEAGMRPVGTDVGTPVIHAPGPDGDKVAFFGPVITPAPKGEAAGRLWDGVLLVAGTPGFYELKRSRELGPIFD
- a CDS encoding DUF1015 family protein; this translates as MTVVHPINRAWITTGGTGAQNYDEFADDAEITAIIEANPHSALGVEMPHRAPESLGKTFLDALPDAVARLTEAKADGSYTPAEQVVVLYRISAPGEEPAYGLFAMVDTDQISTRADEPGLVIRNEDVFIAKVRERVALAEALGHLLSPVLLLQTGRGDELHAALAAATESAGAPAATDVDQSGRTHAIWLLGPGPEQDELTALAGGGELVVADGNHRSLAAQTGGLPRFLSVITTPASVAIQPYNRLVSELTTTPAELLDRLRAAGAEITGIDGPVEVPAAGGAVHLYLAGQGYAVTLPHVDGGRLENLDHALVERLLLRDALGLDPGDKRITYVGGDYPASWLTGEVDAGRAELAVLVAPVTVDDFVAVNLAREKMPRKSTWFTPKARGGLVAAELSR